One genomic window of Sulfurovum lithotrophicum includes the following:
- a CDS encoding STT3 domain-containing protein, whose translation MEKTQGFERRQVLLFMLVAYLFSFAIRMIWVYQFQDNPNFYWNGQLMINTNDGYFFASGAQKVLYGMHLDNPRIPDMWSFGTVALTVLLTKVTPFSLETVILYMPAIISSLVVIPIILIARLYKGSLWGFFAALLGSIAWSYYNRTMTGYYDTDMFSAMAPMFILYFLMKSTIDFNLKSALYAALAIAVYPFLYDAGASIVYAMGTLYAVYMIIYHRNEDTTYNSIILVFLALVPFPLADPYSYIVKIAVLVVLYFILLKSSFEHKKSLFVIGILFLLFMYFGNVFGLILSKISFYTATGTTGAGLHFYGVTQTIREAGKIPFETFANRISGSQIGVILSLVGYIVLVIRHRAFILALPLVGIGVFALWGGLRFTVYAVPVAAMSVIYLFHIITTTVSDKKSIYLVGMTVLTASMLYPNIKHIIQYKVPTVLNKAEVQDLDALRKVSDSKDYVMAWWDYGYPIWFYSDTNTIIDGGKHQNDNFIISKIMQTTSPEVAANLSRLAVETYVSSGYKTIADTLFKNGQKEQLDPNLLLSELENDAYKLPKKTRNIYLYLPYRMLNIFPTVAVFGNLDLTTGKAERKIAFYPTNAVKNDNGVLQFSNGIVFDTKKGELFFGKQKVPVKYFIVTQMTKNGETQIQTQPYHAEGQYVVVFMKSYGRFMVMDEETFRSMYVQMFILGKYDKELFEPVVSSPYSRIYKLKR comes from the coding sequence ATGGAGAAAACACAGGGGTTCGAAAGAAGGCAGGTATTGCTATTTATGCTTGTTGCCTATCTTTTCAGTTTTGCAATACGCATGATCTGGGTCTATCAATTCCAGGACAATCCGAACTTTTACTGGAACGGGCAACTGATGATCAACACTAATGACGGGTACTTTTTCGCTTCCGGGGCACAGAAAGTACTCTACGGTATGCATCTGGACAATCCGCGCATCCCCGATATGTGGTCTTTTGGTACGGTCGCCCTGACAGTGCTTCTGACGAAGGTCACTCCCTTCAGTCTGGAGACGGTCATCCTCTATATGCCTGCAATTATTTCGAGCCTGGTGGTGATACCGATCATCCTGATCGCACGTCTGTACAAAGGATCGCTGTGGGGCTTCTTCGCCGCGCTGCTCGGCTCTATCGCCTGGAGCTACTACAACAGAACGATGACAGGCTATTATGATACCGATATGTTCTCTGCTATGGCACCAATGTTTATCTTGTACTTTTTGATGAAGAGTACGATCGACTTCAATCTTAAATCAGCACTTTATGCAGCGCTTGCAATTGCTGTCTATCCGTTTTTGTATGATGCGGGTGCCTCCATCGTCTATGCAATGGGAACACTGTATGCCGTGTATATGATTATTTATCACCGGAATGAAGATACCACGTACAATTCAATTATTCTGGTCTTTTTGGCCTTGGTTCCATTCCCGCTGGCAGATCCCTATTCCTATATTGTCAAAATAGCGGTACTTGTTGTCCTGTATTTTATATTGCTTAAATCGTCATTTGAGCATAAAAAGTCTTTGTTTGTTATCGGGATACTTTTTTTACTTTTTATGTATTTTGGAAATGTATTCGGTCTGATCCTTTCAAAAATATCATTCTATACTGCCACGGGAACGACAGGAGCAGGTCTGCACTTTTATGGTGTAACCCAAACTATCCGGGAAGCAGGGAAGATCCCGTTTGAAACATTTGCCAATCGAATCTCAGGCTCGCAGATAGGTGTGATCCTCTCTCTTGTCGGATATATTGTTCTGGTCATCCGCCATCGTGCATTCATTTTGGCGCTTCCTTTGGTGGGAATAGGTGTATTTGCTTTGTGGGGAGGGCTGAGATTTACCGTATATGCTGTGCCTGTGGCAGCCATGTCTGTCATATACCTTTTTCATATCATTACCACGACAGTTTCAGACAAGAAGAGCATTTATCTGGTAGGAATGACTGTTTTGACTGCAAGTATGCTGTACCCCAATATTAAACACATCATCCAATATAAAGTTCCGACAGTTTTAAATAAAGCAGAAGTACAGGATCTTGATGCTTTGAGGAAGGTATCTGATTCCAAAGATTATGTGATGGCATGGTGGGATTATGGTTATCCTATCTGGTTCTACTCCGATACCAATACTATCATTGACGGCGGGAAGCACCAGAACGATAATTTTATTATCTCCAAAATCATGCAAACGACCTCTCCTGAAGTGGCAGCAAATTTAAGCCGCTTGGCAGTAGAGACCTATGTCTCATCCGGATATAAAACGATTGCAGACACACTTTTTAAGAACGGGCAGAAAGAGCAGCTTGATCCGAATCTTCTTCTCTCCGAGTTGGAAAATGATGCATATAAGCTTCCAAAGAAAACAAGGAATATCTATCTTTACCTGCCGTATAGAATGCTCAATATCTTTCCTACTGTAGCGGTATTCGGGAATTTGGACCTTACTACAGGCAAAGCTGAGAGAAAGATCGCTTTTTATCCGACAAATGCAGTGAAAAATGATAATGGGGTACTTCAGTTTTCCAACGGGATTGTGTTTGATACAAAAAAAGGTGAGCTCTTTTTTGGGAAACAGAAAGTACCTGTAAAGTATTTCATTGTTACCCAAATGACCAAAAACGGAGAAACGCAGATACAGACACAGCCGTATCATGCAGAAGGACAGTATGTGGTCGTTTTTATGAAGAGTTACGGCAGATTCATGGTCATGGATGAAGAGACATTCCGCTCCATGTATGTTCAGATGTTCATTCTGGGTAAGTATGATAAAGAGCTTTTTGAGCCGGTAGTCTCGTCTCCGTACAGCAGGATATATAAACTGAAGAGATAG
- a CDS encoding glycosyltransferase family 4 protein, which produces MSTLFVYPFLISLSMLITIIYFSHRYQLFMDDADIAKPQRYHTDHTPRAGGMGIVLGMLFFILTPIGVKLLLPAILAFLSGIFEDLRHSLSPRRRLVLQVVAAMSAIWLTDSVVTYLGLGISMPYWMGVFFSTFAIVGMMNAVNIIDGFNGLASGIILLILLSFGITAYRQENFDILDIILITSGAVFGFFLLNFPKGKIFLGDGGAYLLGFIVAVIGILLASKYESVSPWYILAIFIYPVWEVLFSIIRKLYIGHSPLQPDANHFHMLVYRQITHNNPLTSLFIVVFIFPFITLSTIFPNKSTTNIAIAMVFIICYLTLYYMLYKKEAKQP; this is translated from the coding sequence ATGAGCACTCTCTTCGTCTATCCATTTCTTATATCACTGTCCATGCTCATCACAATAATCTATTTCAGCCATAGATACCAACTTTTCATGGACGATGCGGACATTGCAAAACCTCAACGCTACCATACAGACCATACACCCAGGGCTGGAGGTATGGGGATAGTACTTGGGATGCTTTTTTTCATCTTGACGCCTATAGGAGTAAAACTGCTTCTTCCGGCAATACTTGCATTTCTAAGCGGTATTTTTGAAGATCTTCGCCATTCATTAAGTCCCAGACGCCGTCTGGTCCTCCAAGTAGTCGCTGCAATGAGTGCTATCTGGCTCACAGACTCCGTTGTCACCTATTTGGGTCTGGGTATCAGTATGCCCTATTGGATGGGAGTGTTTTTCAGTACATTTGCCATTGTAGGAATGATGAATGCCGTCAATATCATTGACGGATTCAATGGACTTGCTTCAGGCATCATTCTTCTTATCCTGCTCTCCTTCGGTATCACTGCCTACCGGCAGGAGAACTTTGACATACTTGATATCATACTGATAACAAGCGGTGCCGTCTTTGGATTCTTCTTGCTGAACTTCCCCAAAGGCAAAATTTTTCTTGGAGATGGCGGAGCCTATCTACTCGGGTTCATTGTTGCCGTTATCGGTATTTTGCTTGCCAGTAAATATGAAAGCGTAAGCCCATGGTATATACTTGCCATCTTTATCTATCCTGTCTGGGAAGTCCTCTTTTCAATCATAAGAAAGCTCTACATAGGACACTCGCCCCTGCAACCGGATGCAAACCACTTTCATATGCTTGTCTACAGACAGATTACACACAACAATCCTTTAACCTCACTCTTTATCGTTGTTTTCATATTTCCATTTATAACACTCTCAACCATCTTCCCGAATAAATCAACTACCAATATCGCTATCGCTATGGTCTTTATTATCTGTTATCTGACCCTCTATTATATGCTTTACAAAAAAGAAGCCAAACAACCATAG
- a CDS encoding ComEA family DNA-binding protein translates to MLKKIVTGFLIFAASSLFGMSLHQLNTASKSELMEINGIGEKKADAIIKERKKGKFKSFEDFQRVEGIGEQTAKNVKNDVKVKKDTKKK, encoded by the coding sequence ATGCTAAAAAAGATAGTAACAGGATTTTTGATTTTTGCTGCATCATCGCTGTTCGGAATGAGTCTGCATCAACTCAATACCGCTTCAAAGTCCGAACTTATGGAAATCAACGGTATTGGTGAGAAGAAGGCGGATGCCATCATCAAAGAGCGTAAAAAGGGGAAGTTCAAATCGTTCGAGGATTTTCAGCGGGTCGAGGGTATTGGCGAACAAACAGCTAAGAATGTCAAGAATGATGTCAAGGTCAAAAAAGATACTAAGAAAAAATAA